A single genomic interval of Rhea pennata isolate bPtePen1 chromosome 5, bPtePen1.pri, whole genome shotgun sequence harbors:
- the TRAF6 gene encoding TNF receptor-associated factor 6, whose product MSLLHSGNSCGARDLESGCCAAMASACSVGVKEDSVSVSSGTGNPPSSFSEETQGYDVEFDPPLESKYECPICLMALREAVQTPCGHRFCKGCIVKSIRDAGHKCPVDNEILLENQLFPDNFAKREILSLTVRCPNKGCCMKMELRHLEDHQLQCDFSTVECPQCQGSFQKNHLKEHMTQECPRRQVCCPNCATSMAYEAKELHDQTCPLANVFCEYCNTVLIREQMPNHYDNDCPTAPVPCFYSAFGCPEKMQRNELARHMQEFTQVHMRMMAQSFQSISVTATNPVPFINGLPFEPTLFSQGSHAPYDCNPEVENFKETIQQLEGRLVRQDHQIRELIAKMETQNTHMAELKRTIRNLEGRITEMEAQQCNGIYIWKIENFSGLQKAQEEERPVVMHSPGFYTGKPGYKLCLRLHIQLPNAQRCANFISLFVHTMQGEYDSHLPWPFQGTIRLSILDQSEGPERQNHEEVMEAKPELLAFQRPTIHRNPKGFGYVTFMHLQTLKQRTFVKDDTLLVRCEVLTRLDLNSLRREGFQARSTDGAV is encoded by the exons ATGAGCCTGCTACACAGTGGTAACAGTTGTGGAGCCCGAGACTTGGAAAGTGGCTGCTGTGCAGCCATGGCCAGTGCCTGCAGTGTTGGAGTGAAAGAAGATAGTGTAAGTGTCAGCAGTGGGACTGGAAACCCTCCAAGCTCTTTCTCAGAGGAAACTCAAGGATATGATGTGGAGTTTGATCCGCCCTTGGAAAGCAAATATGAATGTCCAATCTGTTTGATGGCTCTTCGGGAAGCAGTGCAGACACCATGTGGACACCGCTTTTGCAAAGGCTGCATTGTCAAATCAATAAG AGATGCTGGTCATAAATGTCCAGTAGACAATGAAATTCTGCTTGAAAATCAACTTTTTCCTGACAACTTCGCTAAACGAGAAATCCTTTCATTAACGGTGAGGTGTCCCAACAAGGGCTGCTGTATGAAGATGGAGTTGAGGCATTTAGAG GACCACCAGCTGCAGTGCGATTTCTCCACTGTGGAGTGCCCACAGTGCCAAGGATCCTTCCAGAAGAACCACCTAAAAGAGCACATGACACAAGAGTGTCCTAGGCGTCAAGTCTGTTGTCCAAACTGTGCTACATCGATGGCTTACGAAGCTAAAGAG CTTCATGACCAAACCTGTCCACTAGCCAATGTCTTTTGCGAATATTGCAATACTGTGCTCATCAGAGAGCAG ATGCCAAACCATTATGATAATGATTGTCCTACTGCTCCCGTACCATGTTTTTACAGTGCCTTTGGATGTCCTGAAAAG ATGCAGAGGAATGAACTGGCACGACATATGCAAGAGTTCACTCAGGTTCACATGAGAATGATGGCTCAGAGTTTTCAAAGTATCAGTGTTACAGCTACGAATCCTGTACCCTTTATTAATGGCCTACCCTTTGAGCCTACTCTCTTCTCCCAAGGCTCACATGCCCCATACGATTGTAATCCAGAAGTCGAAAACTTCAAAGAAACTATTCAGCAGTTGGAAGGTCGTCTGGTAAGACAAGATCACCAAATCAGAGAACTGATTGCTAAAATGGAGACTCAGAATACTCACATGGCAGAACTCAAACGTACTATCAGAAATTTGGAGGGAAGAATTACTGAAATGGAGGCGCAACAATGTAATGGTATTTATATCTGGAAGATTGAGAACTTCAGTGGACTTCAGAAAGCCCAGGAAGAGGAGCGACCTGTTGTGATGCACAGTCCTGGCTTCTATACTGGAAAACCAGGTTATAAGCTGTGTTTGCGTCTACACATCCAATTACCAAATGCTCAGCGTTGTGCTAACTTTATATCTCTGTTTGTTCACACTATGCAAGGAGAATATGACAGCCATCTGCCTTGGCCTTTCCAAGGCACAATACGACTTTCCATTTTGGATCAATCAGAAGGACCTGAAAGGCAGAATCATGAAGAAGTAATGGAAGCCAAGCCAGAGTTACTAGCCTTCCAGAGACCAACAATTCACCGCAATCCAAAAGGTTTTGGTTATGTGACTTTCATGCACCTGCAAACCTTGAAGCAAAGAACCTTTGTAAAGGATGATACTCTTCTGGTGCGTTGTGAGGTTCTAACACGTCTGGACTTGAATAGTCTCCGCAGAGAAGGATTTCAAGCTCGCAGTACTGATGGGGCTGTTTAA
- the RAG2 gene encoding V(D)J recombination-activating protein 2, producing the protein MTESPGVMSLQMVSSISNSSLIQPGFSLLNFDGHIFFFGQKGWPKRSCPTGVFLLDIKQNELKMKPAVFSKDSCYLPPLRYPAICTLRGNADPDKYQYIIHGGKTPNNDLSDKIYIMSLISKNSKKTTFQCIEKDLAGDVPEARYGHTINVVHSRGKSMSVIFGGRSYIPLGQRTTEKWNSVVDCFPSVFLVDFEFGCCTSYVLPELQDGLSFHVSVARNDTVYILGGHSLQNNIRAPSLYKLKVDLPLGSPAVTCTILPGGISVSSAVVTQIGDTEFVLVGGYQSDNQKRLICNTIVLEDNKIEIVERESPQWTPDIKHCRMWFGCDMGKGSVLLGIPGDSKQVISDGNYFYVLKCRGAEEEEELTTQTCSQTSAEDPGDSTPFEDSEEFCFSAEASSFDVDDTDTYNEDDEEDESETGYWITCSASCNVDINTWVPFYSTELNKPAMILCSSGDGHWVHAQCMDLSETMLLRLSEANVKYFCNEHVDLNKGLKTPKKVGQLQKQPMKPLRKKKAMKLTPVKKSFLRRLFE; encoded by the coding sequence ATGACCGAGTCACCAGGTGTAATGTCATTGCAGATGGTGTCATCCATCAGTAACTCGTCCTTGATTCAGCCAGGCTTTTCTCTGCTGAATTTTGATgggcatattttcttttttgggcaGAAAGGATGGCCAAAGAGATCCTGTCCCACAGGTGTTTTCCTCCTTGATATAAAACAGAATGAGCTCAAAATGAAACCTGCTGTCTTCTCTAAGGATTCCTGTTATCTCCCTCCTCTCCGCTACCCTGCTATTTGCACTCTCAGAGGCAACGCAGATCCTGATAAGTACCAATATATCATTCATGGTGGAAAAACACCTAACAATGATCTTTCTGATAAGATTTACATTATGAGTCTCATAagcaaaaatagcaagaaaaccACGTTTCAGTGCATTGAGAAAGATCTGGCTGGTGATGTACCCGAAGCAAGATATGGGCATACAATTAATGTCGTTCATAGCCGAGGAAAAAGCATGAGTGTTATTTTTGGAGGTAGATCATATATTCCTCTTGGACAAAGGACCACTGAAAAGTGGAATAGCGTAGTtgactgttttccttctgtgtttctggTTGATTTTGAGTTTGGATGCTGTACATCATACGTACTCCCAGAGCTTCAAGATGGACTTTCTTTCCATGTTTCAGTTGCCAGAAATGATACAGTCTACATTTTGGGTGGTCATTCCCTTCAAAATAATATCAGGGCCCCCAGCTTATACAAGCTAAAAGTTGATCTCCCACTGGGCAGCCCAGCTGTGACTTGCACTATCTTGCCAGGGGGGATATCTGTGTCAAGCGCTGTTGTGACTCAAATTGGTGATACCGAATTTGTCCTTGTTGGGGGCTATCAGTCTGACAACCAGAAAAGGTTGATTTGTAACACCATAGTTTTAGAAGATAACAAGATAGAGATTGTTGAAAGGGAGAGCCCACAATGGACACCAGATATTAAACACTGCAGGATGTGGTTTGGTTGTGATATGGGCAAAGGGTCCGTATTGCTGGGCATTCCAGGGGACAGCAAACAGGTGATCTCAGATGGAAACTACTTCTACGTTTTGAAATGTAGaggagcagaagaggaggaagaactgACAACCCAAACTTGCAGTCAGACTTCTGCTGAAGACCCAGGTGACTCCACTCCATTTGAAGATTCAGAAGAGTTTTGTTTTAGTGCTGAAGCCAGTAGCTTTGATGTTGATGATACTGACACTTACaatgaagatgatgaagaaGATGAATCAGAAACAGGCTACTGGATcacctgctctgccagctgcaaTGTTGACATTAACACCTGGGTCCCTTTCTATTCAACAGAACTCAACAAGCCTGCAATGATCCTGTGTTCCAGTGGGGATGGCCACTGGGTCCACGCACAGTGTATGGATCTGTCAGAGACCATGCTTCTGCGTCTCTCAGAAGCAAATGTCAAGTACTTCTGCAATGAGCATGTTGACCTTAATAAAGGGCTCAAAACTCCCAAGAAGGTGGGGCAACTGCAAAAACAACCCATGAAACCACTGCGCAAAAAGAAAGCCATGAAGTTAACGCCAGTGAAAAAGTCCTTTCTTCGGAGATTATTTGAATAG
- the RAG1 gene encoding V(D)J recombination-activating protein 1, with translation MSVASVHQNPVHQSSSISPSKMDLPEEIQHPYTKFSEWKFKLFKLRSFEKIPSDDSQRVSKDQVEEVASSDKSIIVQKDETIQRGEKSVWTHIDLMGNRQTLEKDANDMKIRDNEVHQNNLKQLCRICGVSFKTDCHKRSHPVHGPVDNETLWLLRKKEKKATSWPDLIAKVFKIDVRGDVDTIHPTQFCHNCWSIIHRKFSNALCEVYFPRNTTMEWQPHSPNCAVCHTTHRGVKRKSQPSSVQLGKRLKTIAERTRINKGLKNQAQIKNKNLMKEIANCKKMHLSTKLLAVDYPIDFIKSISCQICEHILADPVETTCRHLFCRTCILKCIKVMGSYCPSCWYPCFPTDLVSPVKSFLNILDSLGIRCPVKECDEEILLGKYGQHLSSHKLIKERELYSHINKGGRPRQHLLSLTRRAQKHRLRELKSQVKAFAEKEEGGDIKAVCMTLFLLALRAKNEHKQADELEAIMQGRGSGLHPAVCLAIRVNTFLSCSQYHKMYRTVKAVTGRQIFQPLHALRTAEKALLPGYHPFEWRPPLKNVSTNTEVGIIDGLSGLPLSIDDYPMDTIAKRFRYDAALVSALMDMEEDILEGMKAKKLDDYLNGPFTVVVKESCDGMGDVSEKHGNGPAVPEKAVRFSFTVMNIAIVHGNENIRIFEEAKPNSELCCKPLCLMLADESDHETLTAILSPLIAEREAMKNSELLLEIGGILRTFKFIFRGTGYDEKLVREVEGLEASGSTYICTLCDATRLEASQNLVFHSITRSHTENLERYEVWRSNPYHESVDELRDRVKGVSAKPFIETVPSIDALHCDIGNATEFYRIFQLEIGEVYKNPDASKEERKRWQLTLDKHLRKKMNLKPMMRMSGNFARKLMSKETVEAVCELIKCEERHEALKELMDLYLKMKPVWRSSCPAKECPELLCQYSYNSQRFAELLSTKFKYRYEGKITNYFHKTLAHVPEIIERDGSIGAWASEGNESGNKLFRRFRKMNARQSKCYEMEDVLKHHWLYTSKYLQKFMNAHKTLKSQGFTVDPEDSLGDSLPLEGSLESHDSGEF, from the coding sequence ATGTCAGTAGCATCAGTCCATCAAAATCCAGTCCATCAGTCCAGTAGTATCAGTCCATCAAAAATGGACCTGCCTGAAGAAATTCAGCATCCATATACAAAATTTTCTGAATGGAAATTCAAGCTGTTTAAACTGCgatcatttgaaaaaataccTTCTGATGACTCCCAACGCGTAAGTAAGGATCAAGTAGAAGAGGTAGCTTCTTCAGACAAAAGCATTATAGTGCAAAAAGATGAAACAattcaaagaggagaaaagtcAGTTTGGACACATATAGACTTAATGGGCAATAGACAGACACTTGAGAAAGATGCCAATGACATGAAAATACGAGACAATGAAGTTCATCAGAATAATCTGAAGCAACTTTGCCGCATCTGTGgagtttcatttaaaacagattGCCACAAGAGAAGTCATCCAGTACATGGGCCAGTGGACAATGAAACTCTGTGgcttctgagaaagaaagagaaaaaagcaaccTCTTGGCCAGATCTTATTGCTAAAGTTTTTAAGATTGATGTGCGAGGGGATGTTGACACAATCCATCCCACTCAATTTTGTCACAACTGCTGGAGTATTATCCACAGAAAATTCAGTAATGCCCTATGTGAAGTATATTTCCCTAGGAACACCACAATGGAGTGGCAACCTCACTCCCCAAACTGTGCTGTGTGCCACACTACCCACCGGGGTGTCAAGAGAAAAAGCCAACCATCCAGTGTACAGCTTGGCAAACGGCTGAAGACCATTGCAGAACGCACTCGAATAAACAAAGGCCTAAAGAACCAAGCacagataaaaaacaaaaacttaatgAAAGAGATTGCCAATTGCAAGAAGATGCATCTCAGCACAAAGCTCCTTGCAGTTGACTACCCAATAGACTTCATTAAATCCATTTCTTGCCAGATTTGTGAGCACATTTTGGCAGATCCAGTGGAAACGACATGTAGACACTTGTTTTGCAGAACTTGCATTCTTAAATGTATCAAAGTTATGGGCAGCTATTGTCCCTCCTGCTGGTATCCTTGCTTTCCTACTGATTTGGTTAGCCCAGTGAAATCCTTCCTGAACATCCTTGATAGCCTGGGAATAAGATGCCCTGTAAAGGAATGTGATGAAGAGATTTTGCTGGGTAAATATGGCCAACACCTTTCCAGCCACAAGCTGATAAAAGAGCGAGAGCTTTACAGTCACATAAATAAAGGTGGCCGACCAAGGCAGCATCTCCTGTCTTTGACCAGGAGAGCTCAAAAACATCGTCTGAGAGAGCTAAAATCTCAAGTCAAGGCTTTTgctgagaaagaagaaggagGTGACATAAAGGCTGTATGCATGACTTTGTTCCTGCTAGCTTTAAGAgcaaaaaatgaacacaaacaaGCAGATGAACTGGAGGCTATAATGCAAGGGAGGGGATCTGGACTTCACCCTGCTGTCTGCCTGGCAATCCGAGTCAACACATTTCTTAGCTGTAGCCAATACCATAAAATGTATAGGACTGTAAAAGCTGTCACTGGCAGGCAGATCTTCCAGCCATTGCATGCTCTTCGTACTGCTGAGAAAGCCCTCCTACCTGGTTATCATCCATTCGAGTGGAGACCTCCCTTGAAAAATGTATCCACTAACACAGAAGTGGGTATTATAGATGGACTATCAGGGCTGCCACTCTCAATTGATGACTACCCCATGGACACAATTGCAAAGAGATTTCGATATGATGCAGCTTTGGTTTCTGCCTTGATGGACATGGAGGAAGACATCTTGGAAGgcatgaaagcaaaaaaactgGATGACTATTTGAATGGTCCCTTCACTGTGGTGGTAAAAGAGTCCTGTGATGGAATGGGAGATGTCAGCGAGAAGCACGGAAATGGTCCAGCTGTCCCAGAGAAGGCTGTTCgcttttctttcacagtcaTGAACATTGCTATAGTCCATGGGAATGAAAACATAAGGATCTTTGAGGAAGCAAAGCCCAATTCAGAGTTGTGTTGCAAGCCCTTGTGCCTCATGCTGGCTGATGAATCAGATCATGAAACTCTGACAGCGATCCTGAGCCCTCTCATTGCAGAAAGAGAGGCTATGAAAAACAGTGAACTGCTGCTTGAAATTGGAGGCATCCTGAGAACGTTCAAATTCATCTTTAGGGGTACAGGATATGATGAGAAACTTGTCCGTGAAGTGGAAGGGCTGGAGGCCTCTGGTTCTACTTATATCTGTACTCTCTGTGATGCCACACGCCTGGAAGCATCCCAGAATTTGGTTTTCCACTCCATAACAAGGAGCCACACTGAAAATTTGGAGCGATATGAAGTATGGAGGTCCAACCCCTATCATGAGTCTGTTGATGAGCTCCGTGACAGAGTGAAGGGTGTTTCAGCCAAACCTTTTATTGAGACAGTTCCCTCCATAGATGCATTGCATTGTGACATTGGCAATGCAACCGAATTCTACAGGATTTTCCAGCTGGAGATAGGTGAAGTTTATAAGAATCCTGATGCATctaaagaggagaggaagagatggCAATTGACTCTTGACAAACACCTCAGGAAGAAGATGAACTTAAAGCCTATGATGAGGATGAGTGGAAATTTTGCTAGAAAGCTCATGTCCAAAGAGACAGTAGAGGCTGTATGTGAATTAATAAAGTGTGAGGAAAGGCATGAAGCCCTGAAAGAACTGATGGACCTTTATCTGAAAATGAAGCCAGTGTGGCGGTCTtcatgccctgccaaggagTGTCCAGAACTGCTGTGCCAGTATAGTTACAACTCACAGCGTTTTGCTGAGCTCCTGTCTACAAAGTTCAAGTATAGATATGAAGGCAAGATTACAAATTATTTCCACAAAACTCTTGCTCATGTTCCTGAAATCATTGAAAGAGATGGATCCATTGGTGCCTGGGCCAGTGAAGGAAATGAGTCTGGAAACAAACTGTTTAGGCGGTTCCGAAAAATGAATGCCAGGCAGTCCAAATGCTATGAAATGGAGGATGTCTTGAAGCATCACTGGCTATATACCTCTAAGTACCTCCAGAAGTTCATGAATGCTCATAAAACGTTAAAAAGCCAAGGCTTCACAGTTGATCCAGAGGATAGTTTAGGTGATTCCCTACCACTGGAAGGCTCCTTGGAAAGCCATGATTCAGGggaattttaa